One Hyphomicrobium sp. CS1GBMeth3 DNA window includes the following coding sequences:
- a CDS encoding TetR/AcrR family transcriptional regulator: MARAQKQTAARPKKSFHHGDLREALIAATRELLIEHGPDGFTLADACRRAGVTTAAPYKHFRDKQEILEEIVYRGFEELTEVNEKALAESGGPGTLEGITGMGISYLDFAVAQPAVFRLMFGHKTKIREVRQVDESGNQCLKNVIDAVAVYSRKHGHTADAEKIAIRLWTFVHGAASLQLDGDYGRVAPGLDVYAMIGEVTPKLLGVSTPRRTKAGGA, from the coding sequence ATGGCCAGAGCACAAAAACAAACCGCCGCCCGCCCGAAGAAGAGCTTCCATCACGGCGATCTCCGCGAGGCGCTGATCGCCGCGACCCGCGAGCTTTTGATCGAGCATGGGCCGGACGGTTTCACGCTCGCCGATGCCTGCCGGCGCGCTGGCGTCACCACGGCTGCGCCCTACAAGCATTTCCGCGACAAGCAGGAGATCCTCGAGGAGATCGTCTATCGCGGCTTTGAGGAGCTGACGGAAGTCAATGAAAAGGCTCTTGCCGAAAGCGGAGGCCCAGGCACGCTCGAGGGCATCACGGGCATGGGTATCTCATACCTCGACTTCGCCGTGGCCCAGCCGGCAGTCTTCCGCTTGATGTTCGGTCACAAGACGAAGATCAGAGAAGTTCGCCAAGTCGATGAAAGCGGCAACCAGTGCCTGAAGAACGTGATCGATGCCGTGGCGGTCTATAGCCGCAAGCACGGACACACGGCCGATGCCGAGAAGATAGCGATCAGGCTGTGGACGTTTGTGCACGGCGCGGCGTCGCTGCAACTCGATGGCGACTATGGCCGCGTGGCGCCGGGGCTAGATGTCTACGCAATGATCGGCGAGGTCACGCCGAAGCTTCTCGGCGTTTCGACGCCGCGGCGGACAAAGGCAGGCGGTGCGTAG
- a CDS encoding efflux RND transporter periplasmic adaptor subunit gives MSTTSTFTFNTRRLPRAGFTAGAFVVLAAGLSGCKSESAPYVAAPQPVRAASVTISTPTESRSYTGTVKPRYESDLGFRVAGKIVARLINVGDRVTPGMTLARLDAADYRLSLESAEAELKAAQSNLKQAEADETRYADLNKKSWVSDASYDQKKAAADEARGRAERALRSLSLAQNQLAYTDLIATEAGVVTALPVEVGQVVSAGQLIARVARLDELEAVVSIPEGRIDADRAAAATVTLWADSDRVYKAKLREISPQADAATRTYQARYSLLDPNSAITLGKTATVHLASAGHGERATLPLAAVFKDQGQPSVWLIDEKHGRVVKTGVEVSAWTETSAIISGGLAAGQKVVAAGVHKLDAGIPVRIVEVLP, from the coding sequence ATGAGCACGACATCGACCTTCACATTCAACACGAGGCGGCTCCCACGCGCCGGCTTTACGGCTGGCGCGTTCGTCGTTCTCGCCGCCGGACTCTCCGGTTGCAAAAGCGAGAGCGCGCCGTATGTAGCCGCGCCACAGCCGGTCCGCGCCGCCTCCGTTACGATTTCCACGCCGACCGAGAGCCGGTCGTACACCGGCACCGTCAAACCGCGCTACGAGAGCGATCTCGGCTTTCGGGTCGCCGGCAAGATCGTCGCGCGTCTCATCAACGTCGGGGACAGGGTAACGCCGGGCATGACACTCGCCCGCCTCGACGCTGCGGACTACCGGCTCTCCCTGGAATCCGCGGAAGCCGAGCTCAAAGCCGCACAGAGCAACCTCAAGCAGGCGGAAGCTGACGAAACTCGCTATGCCGATCTCAACAAAAAGAGCTGGGTCAGCGACGCGAGCTACGACCAGAAGAAGGCCGCCGCCGACGAAGCCCGCGGCCGCGCCGAACGAGCACTCCGCTCCCTTTCCCTTGCCCAGAACCAGCTCGCGTATACCGACCTCATCGCCACTGAAGCCGGTGTCGTCACCGCACTGCCGGTGGAGGTCGGGCAAGTCGTCAGTGCTGGACAACTGATTGCACGGGTCGCTCGCCTCGACGAGCTAGAGGCGGTTGTTTCGATCCCTGAAGGCCGCATCGACGCGGACCGGGCTGCCGCCGCAACGGTCACGCTGTGGGCGGACTCCGATCGCGTCTACAAAGCCAAGCTGCGCGAGATCTCACCCCAGGCCGACGCAGCCACACGCACCTACCAAGCACGCTATTCTCTGCTCGATCCCAACTCCGCAATTACACTCGGCAAGACCGCCACGGTCCACCTCGCGAGCGCGGGGCACGGCGAGCGCGCAACGCTGCCGTTGGCCGCCGTGTTCAAGGATCAGGGGCAACCCTCGGTATGGCTGATCGATGAAAAGCACGGCCGCGTCGTCAAGACCGGCGTCGAGGTCAGCGCCTGGACCGAGACGTCGGCCATTATTTCGGGCGGGCTCGCGGCCGGACAGAAGGTGGTGGCTGCAGGCGTGCACAAGCTCGACGCCGGCATTCCCGTACGGATCGTGGAGGTGCTGCCATGA